A DNA window from Primulina tabacum isolate GXHZ01 chromosome 12, ASM2559414v2, whole genome shotgun sequence contains the following coding sequences:
- the LOC142520697 gene encoding LRR receptor-like serine/threonine-protein kinase FEI 1 isoform X4 — translation MKVCSFVLLFSAALAATLLRECSLALSPDGIALLEVKNSLNDSKNFLRNWNDSDDSPCKWIGISCGTQDSRVISINLPYMQFEGIISPTIGKLNRLQRLALHQNSLHGFIPYEIANCSELRALYLRANYFQGGIPSNIGNLSMLTILDLSSNTLRGAIPSSLGRLTRLKYLNLSTNFLSGEIPEVGVLSKFGNSSFTGNLDLCGRQAGKPCRTSLGFPAVLPHAASDEAVVPEGRSSHFVKGAVIGAISALGLAFILLSGFLWIWLLSKKERAIKRYTEVKKQVYKEPSAKLITFHGDLPYPSCELVEKIESLNEEDIVGAGGFGTVYRMVMNDCGTFAVKKVDRTREGSDQVFERELEILGSVKHINLVNLRGYCRLPTAKLLIYDYLSMGSLDDFLHEEYWVENRSLNWAARLRIATGSARGLAYLHHDCCPKIVHRDIKSSNILLDENLEPHVSDFGLAKLLVDEDAHVTTVVAGTFGYLAPEYLQSGRATEKSDVYSFGVLLLELITGKRPTDPTFVRRGLNVVGWMNTLLRENRLEDMLDKRCADADVETVEAIVDIAAECTDANPDDRPSMQQVLQFLEQEVMSPCMSEFVESPSDKS, via the exons ATGAAAGTGTGTTCTTTCGTTTTGCTCTTCTCAGCTgctttggcagcaacccttTTGCGTGAATGCTCTTTAGCTCTCTCTCCAGATG gGATTGCATTGTTGGAAGTGAAGAACAGTTTGAATGACAGCAAGAATTTTCTGAGAAACTGGAACGATTCTGATGATTCTCCTTGTAAATGGATTGGTATTTCTTGTGGCACTCAAGATTCAAGAGTAATATCAAT AAACTTGCCGTATATGCAGTTTGAGGGTATTATATCTCCTACCATTGGTAAACTCAATCGATTACAGAGATT GGCACTTCACCAGAATAGTCTTCATGGTTTCATTCCCTATGAAATTGCAAATTGTTCCGAACTCAGAGCTCT GTATCTTCGGGCTAACTATTTTCAAGGAGGCATACCCTCAAATATTGGAAACCTTTCTATGTTGACTATATT GGATTTGTCTAGCAATACACTTAGAGGTGCCATACCCTCTTCGTTAGGACGATTAACCAGATTGAAATATCT GAACTTGTCTACAAACTTCTTGTCAGGTGAAATCCCCGAAGTTGGAGTGCTAAGCAAGTTTGGAAACTCGTC GTTTACTGGTAACTTAGATCTCTGTGGCCGACAAGCGGGCAAGCCATGCCGAACCTCGCTAGGATTCCCTGCTGTATTGCCTCATGCTGCCAGCGATGAAGCAGTAG TGCCTGAGGGACGATCCTCCCACTTCGTCAAAGGAGCTGTGATTGGTGCAATATCTGCGTTAGGGCTTGCGTTTATTTTGCTTTCTGGCTTTCTCTGGATTTGGTTGCTGTCAAAGAAAGAAAGGGCCATTAAGAGATATACCGAAGTGAAGAAGCAAGTCTACAAAGAACCAA gTGCCAAGCTTATCACTTTCCATGGTGATCTTCCATACCCTTCTTGCGAGCTAGTAGAAAAAATTGAATCCCTTAACGAAGAGGATATTGTTGGTGCTGGAGGATTTGGGACTGTCTATAGAATGGTTATGAACGATTGTGGAACATTTGCTGTCAAGAAAGTTGATCGTACACGAGAAGGTTCAGATCAAGTTTTCGAGAGGGAGCTGGAAATCTTAGGTAGCGTCAAGCATATTAATCTAGTCAACCTCAGAGGTTACTGTAGGCTTCCCACGGCAAAGCTCCTGATCTATGACTATTTATCCATGGGTAGCTTAGACGATTTCTTGCATG AAGAATATTGGGTAGAGAACCGATCCTTGAATTGGGCTGCTCGATTAAGGATCGCCACAGGTTCTGCGAGAGGATTAGCTTACCTACATCATGATTGCTGCCCTAAAATAGTTCATCGTGATATAAAGTCTAGCAATATACTACTCGACGAGAACCTTGAGCCTCATGTTTCGGACTTCGGTCTTGCCAAACTGTTGGTTGATGAGGATGCTCATGTCACAACTGTTGTTGCAGGAACATTTGGTTACCTGGCTCCAG AATATCTGCAGAGTGGAAGAGCCACAGAGAAGTCGGATGTCTACAGCTTTGGCGTCTTACTGCTAGAACTCATAACCGGAAAACGCCCCACTGATCCGACCTTTGTCAGGCGTGGATTAAATGTTGTTGGTTGG ATGAACACCCTTTTGAGAGAGAATCGATTGGAGGACATGTTGGATAAAAGGTGCGCTGATGCAGATGTAGAGACAGTAGAGGCAATCGTAGATATAGCAGCAGAATGCACTGATGCTAATCCAGATGACCGCCCCTCGATGCAACAAGTACTGCAGTTTTTGGAGCAAGAGGTCATGTCACCTTGTATGAGTGAATTTGTGGAGTCTCCATCCGATAAATCTTGA
- the LOC142520697 gene encoding LRR receptor-like serine/threonine-protein kinase FEI 2 isoform X3: MKVCSFVLLFSAALAATLLRECSLALSPDGIALLEVKNSLNDSKNFLRNWNDSDDSPCKWIGISCGTQDSRVISMCVALLSVFKPCSFYFLSFFVLLSYGGLFQSCLKFHGITCRNLPYMQFEGIISPTIGKLNRLQRLALHQNSLHGFIPYEIANCSELRALDLSSNTLRGAIPSSLGRLTRLKYLNLSTNFLSGEIPEVGVLSKFGNSSFTGNLDLCGRQAGKPCRTSLGFPAVLPHAASDEAVVPEGRSSHFVKGAVIGAISALGLAFILLSGFLWIWLLSKKERAIKRYTEVKKQVYKEPSAKLITFHGDLPYPSCELVEKIESLNEEDIVGAGGFGTVYRMVMNDCGTFAVKKVDRTREGSDQVFERELEILGSVKHINLVNLRGYCRLPTAKLLIYDYLSMGSLDDFLHEEYWVENRSLNWAARLRIATGSARGLAYLHHDCCPKIVHRDIKSSNILLDENLEPHVSDFGLAKLLVDEDAHVTTVVAGTFGYLAPEYLQSGRATEKSDVYSFGVLLLELITGKRPTDPTFVRRGLNVVGWMNTLLRENRLEDMLDKRCADADVETVEAIVDIAAECTDANPDDRPSMQQVLQFLEQEVMSPCMSEFVESPSDKS, encoded by the exons ATGAAAGTGTGTTCTTTCGTTTTGCTCTTCTCAGCTgctttggcagcaacccttTTGCGTGAATGCTCTTTAGCTCTCTCTCCAGATG gGATTGCATTGTTGGAAGTGAAGAACAGTTTGAATGACAGCAAGAATTTTCTGAGAAACTGGAACGATTCTGATGATTCTCCTTGTAAATGGATTGGTATTTCTTGTGGCACTCAAGATTCAAGAGTAATATCAATGTGTGTGGCTCTTTTATCAGTGTTCAAGCCTtgttctttttattttctttccttttttgttcttttgtccTATGGGGGGTTGTTCCAATCTTGCTTAAAGTTTCATGGTATTACTTGTAGAAACTTGCCGTATATGCAGTTTGAGGGTATTATATCTCCTACCATTGGTAAACTCAATCGATTACAGAGATT GGCACTTCACCAGAATAGTCTTCATGGTTTCATTCCCTATGAAATTGCAAATTGTTCCGAACTCAGAGCTCT GGATTTGTCTAGCAATACACTTAGAGGTGCCATACCCTCTTCGTTAGGACGATTAACCAGATTGAAATATCT GAACTTGTCTACAAACTTCTTGTCAGGTGAAATCCCCGAAGTTGGAGTGCTAAGCAAGTTTGGAAACTCGTC GTTTACTGGTAACTTAGATCTCTGTGGCCGACAAGCGGGCAAGCCATGCCGAACCTCGCTAGGATTCCCTGCTGTATTGCCTCATGCTGCCAGCGATGAAGCAGTAG TGCCTGAGGGACGATCCTCCCACTTCGTCAAAGGAGCTGTGATTGGTGCAATATCTGCGTTAGGGCTTGCGTTTATTTTGCTTTCTGGCTTTCTCTGGATTTGGTTGCTGTCAAAGAAAGAAAGGGCCATTAAGAGATATACCGAAGTGAAGAAGCAAGTCTACAAAGAACCAA gTGCCAAGCTTATCACTTTCCATGGTGATCTTCCATACCCTTCTTGCGAGCTAGTAGAAAAAATTGAATCCCTTAACGAAGAGGATATTGTTGGTGCTGGAGGATTTGGGACTGTCTATAGAATGGTTATGAACGATTGTGGAACATTTGCTGTCAAGAAAGTTGATCGTACACGAGAAGGTTCAGATCAAGTTTTCGAGAGGGAGCTGGAAATCTTAGGTAGCGTCAAGCATATTAATCTAGTCAACCTCAGAGGTTACTGTAGGCTTCCCACGGCAAAGCTCCTGATCTATGACTATTTATCCATGGGTAGCTTAGACGATTTCTTGCATG AAGAATATTGGGTAGAGAACCGATCCTTGAATTGGGCTGCTCGATTAAGGATCGCCACAGGTTCTGCGAGAGGATTAGCTTACCTACATCATGATTGCTGCCCTAAAATAGTTCATCGTGATATAAAGTCTAGCAATATACTACTCGACGAGAACCTTGAGCCTCATGTTTCGGACTTCGGTCTTGCCAAACTGTTGGTTGATGAGGATGCTCATGTCACAACTGTTGTTGCAGGAACATTTGGTTACCTGGCTCCAG AATATCTGCAGAGTGGAAGAGCCACAGAGAAGTCGGATGTCTACAGCTTTGGCGTCTTACTGCTAGAACTCATAACCGGAAAACGCCCCACTGATCCGACCTTTGTCAGGCGTGGATTAAATGTTGTTGGTTGG ATGAACACCCTTTTGAGAGAGAATCGATTGGAGGACATGTTGGATAAAAGGTGCGCTGATGCAGATGTAGAGACAGTAGAGGCAATCGTAGATATAGCAGCAGAATGCACTGATGCTAATCCAGATGACCGCCCCTCGATGCAACAAGTACTGCAGTTTTTGGAGCAAGAGGTCATGTCACCTTGTATGAGTGAATTTGTGGAGTCTCCATCCGATAAATCTTGA
- the LOC142520697 gene encoding LRR receptor-like serine/threonine-protein kinase FEI 1 isoform X5 translates to MKVCSFVLLFSAALAATLLRECSLALSPDGIALLEVKNSLNDSKNFLRNWNDSDDSPCKWIGISCGTQDSRVISINLPYMQFEGIISPTIGKLNRLQRLALHQNSLHGFIPYEIANCSELRALYLRANYFQGGIPSNIGNLSMLTILDLSSNTLRGAIPSSLGRLTRLKYLNLSTNFLSGEIPEVGVLSKFGNSSFTGNLDLCGRQAGKPCRTSLGFPAVLPHAASDEAVVPEGRSSHFVKGAVIGAISALGLAFILLSGFLWIWLLSKKERAIKRYTEVKKQVYKEPSAKLITFHGDLPYPSCELVEKIESLNEEDIVGAGGFGTVYRMVMNDCGTFAVKKVDRTREGSDQVFERELEILGSVKHINLVNLRGYCRLPTAKLLIYDYLSMGSLDDFLHEYWVENRSLNWAARLRIATGSARGLAYLHHDCCPKIVHRDIKSSNILLDENLEPHVSDFGLAKLLVDEDAHVTTVVAGTFGYLAPEYLQSGRATEKSDVYSFGVLLLELITGKRPTDPTFVRRGLNVVGWMNTLLRENRLEDMLDKRCADADVETVEAIVDIAAECTDANPDDRPSMQQVLQFLEQEVMSPCMSEFVESPSDKS, encoded by the exons ATGAAAGTGTGTTCTTTCGTTTTGCTCTTCTCAGCTgctttggcagcaacccttTTGCGTGAATGCTCTTTAGCTCTCTCTCCAGATG gGATTGCATTGTTGGAAGTGAAGAACAGTTTGAATGACAGCAAGAATTTTCTGAGAAACTGGAACGATTCTGATGATTCTCCTTGTAAATGGATTGGTATTTCTTGTGGCACTCAAGATTCAAGAGTAATATCAAT AAACTTGCCGTATATGCAGTTTGAGGGTATTATATCTCCTACCATTGGTAAACTCAATCGATTACAGAGATT GGCACTTCACCAGAATAGTCTTCATGGTTTCATTCCCTATGAAATTGCAAATTGTTCCGAACTCAGAGCTCT GTATCTTCGGGCTAACTATTTTCAAGGAGGCATACCCTCAAATATTGGAAACCTTTCTATGTTGACTATATT GGATTTGTCTAGCAATACACTTAGAGGTGCCATACCCTCTTCGTTAGGACGATTAACCAGATTGAAATATCT GAACTTGTCTACAAACTTCTTGTCAGGTGAAATCCCCGAAGTTGGAGTGCTAAGCAAGTTTGGAAACTCGTC GTTTACTGGTAACTTAGATCTCTGTGGCCGACAAGCGGGCAAGCCATGCCGAACCTCGCTAGGATTCCCTGCTGTATTGCCTCATGCTGCCAGCGATGAAGCAGTAG TGCCTGAGGGACGATCCTCCCACTTCGTCAAAGGAGCTGTGATTGGTGCAATATCTGCGTTAGGGCTTGCGTTTATTTTGCTTTCTGGCTTTCTCTGGATTTGGTTGCTGTCAAAGAAAGAAAGGGCCATTAAGAGATATACCGAAGTGAAGAAGCAAGTCTACAAAGAACCAA gTGCCAAGCTTATCACTTTCCATGGTGATCTTCCATACCCTTCTTGCGAGCTAGTAGAAAAAATTGAATCCCTTAACGAAGAGGATATTGTTGGTGCTGGAGGATTTGGGACTGTCTATAGAATGGTTATGAACGATTGTGGAACATTTGCTGTCAAGAAAGTTGATCGTACACGAGAAGGTTCAGATCAAGTTTTCGAGAGGGAGCTGGAAATCTTAGGTAGCGTCAAGCATATTAATCTAGTCAACCTCAGAGGTTACTGTAGGCTTCCCACGGCAAAGCTCCTGATCTATGACTATTTATCCATGGGTAGCTTAGACGATTTCTTGCATG AATATTGGGTAGAGAACCGATCCTTGAATTGGGCTGCTCGATTAAGGATCGCCACAGGTTCTGCGAGAGGATTAGCTTACCTACATCATGATTGCTGCCCTAAAATAGTTCATCGTGATATAAAGTCTAGCAATATACTACTCGACGAGAACCTTGAGCCTCATGTTTCGGACTTCGGTCTTGCCAAACTGTTGGTTGATGAGGATGCTCATGTCACAACTGTTGTTGCAGGAACATTTGGTTACCTGGCTCCAG AATATCTGCAGAGTGGAAGAGCCACAGAGAAGTCGGATGTCTACAGCTTTGGCGTCTTACTGCTAGAACTCATAACCGGAAAACGCCCCACTGATCCGACCTTTGTCAGGCGTGGATTAAATGTTGTTGGTTGG ATGAACACCCTTTTGAGAGAGAATCGATTGGAGGACATGTTGGATAAAAGGTGCGCTGATGCAGATGTAGAGACAGTAGAGGCAATCGTAGATATAGCAGCAGAATGCACTGATGCTAATCCAGATGACCGCCCCTCGATGCAACAAGTACTGCAGTTTTTGGAGCAAGAGGTCATGTCACCTTGTATGAGTGAATTTGTGGAGTCTCCATCCGATAAATCTTGA
- the LOC142520697 gene encoding LRR receptor-like serine/threonine-protein kinase FEI 1 isoform X2, whose protein sequence is MKVCSFVLLFSAALAATLLRECSLALSPDGIALLEVKNSLNDSKNFLRNWNDSDDSPCKWIGISCGTQDSRVISMCVALLSVFKPCSFYFLSFFVLLSYGGLFQSCLKFHGITCRNLPYMQFEGIISPTIGKLNRLQRLALHQNSLHGFIPYEIANCSELRALYLRANYFQGGIPSNIGNLSMLTILDLSSNTLRGAIPSSLGRLTRLKYLNLSTNFLSGEIPEVGVLSKFGNSSFTGNLDLCGRQAGKPCRTSLGFPAVLPHAASDEAVVPEGRSSHFVKGAVIGAISALGLAFILLSGFLWIWLLSKKERAIKRYTEVKKQVYKEPSAKLITFHGDLPYPSCELVEKIESLNEEDIVGAGGFGTVYRMVMNDCGTFAVKKVDRTREGSDQVFERELEILGSVKHINLVNLRGYCRLPTAKLLIYDYLSMGSLDDFLHEYWVENRSLNWAARLRIATGSARGLAYLHHDCCPKIVHRDIKSSNILLDENLEPHVSDFGLAKLLVDEDAHVTTVVAGTFGYLAPEYLQSGRATEKSDVYSFGVLLLELITGKRPTDPTFVRRGLNVVGWMNTLLRENRLEDMLDKRCADADVETVEAIVDIAAECTDANPDDRPSMQQVLQFLEQEVMSPCMSEFVESPSDKS, encoded by the exons ATGAAAGTGTGTTCTTTCGTTTTGCTCTTCTCAGCTgctttggcagcaacccttTTGCGTGAATGCTCTTTAGCTCTCTCTCCAGATG gGATTGCATTGTTGGAAGTGAAGAACAGTTTGAATGACAGCAAGAATTTTCTGAGAAACTGGAACGATTCTGATGATTCTCCTTGTAAATGGATTGGTATTTCTTGTGGCACTCAAGATTCAAGAGTAATATCAATGTGTGTGGCTCTTTTATCAGTGTTCAAGCCTtgttctttttattttctttccttttttgttcttttgtccTATGGGGGGTTGTTCCAATCTTGCTTAAAGTTTCATGGTATTACTTGTAGAAACTTGCCGTATATGCAGTTTGAGGGTATTATATCTCCTACCATTGGTAAACTCAATCGATTACAGAGATT GGCACTTCACCAGAATAGTCTTCATGGTTTCATTCCCTATGAAATTGCAAATTGTTCCGAACTCAGAGCTCT GTATCTTCGGGCTAACTATTTTCAAGGAGGCATACCCTCAAATATTGGAAACCTTTCTATGTTGACTATATT GGATTTGTCTAGCAATACACTTAGAGGTGCCATACCCTCTTCGTTAGGACGATTAACCAGATTGAAATATCT GAACTTGTCTACAAACTTCTTGTCAGGTGAAATCCCCGAAGTTGGAGTGCTAAGCAAGTTTGGAAACTCGTC GTTTACTGGTAACTTAGATCTCTGTGGCCGACAAGCGGGCAAGCCATGCCGAACCTCGCTAGGATTCCCTGCTGTATTGCCTCATGCTGCCAGCGATGAAGCAGTAG TGCCTGAGGGACGATCCTCCCACTTCGTCAAAGGAGCTGTGATTGGTGCAATATCTGCGTTAGGGCTTGCGTTTATTTTGCTTTCTGGCTTTCTCTGGATTTGGTTGCTGTCAAAGAAAGAAAGGGCCATTAAGAGATATACCGAAGTGAAGAAGCAAGTCTACAAAGAACCAA gTGCCAAGCTTATCACTTTCCATGGTGATCTTCCATACCCTTCTTGCGAGCTAGTAGAAAAAATTGAATCCCTTAACGAAGAGGATATTGTTGGTGCTGGAGGATTTGGGACTGTCTATAGAATGGTTATGAACGATTGTGGAACATTTGCTGTCAAGAAAGTTGATCGTACACGAGAAGGTTCAGATCAAGTTTTCGAGAGGGAGCTGGAAATCTTAGGTAGCGTCAAGCATATTAATCTAGTCAACCTCAGAGGTTACTGTAGGCTTCCCACGGCAAAGCTCCTGATCTATGACTATTTATCCATGGGTAGCTTAGACGATTTCTTGCATG AATATTGGGTAGAGAACCGATCCTTGAATTGGGCTGCTCGATTAAGGATCGCCACAGGTTCTGCGAGAGGATTAGCTTACCTACATCATGATTGCTGCCCTAAAATAGTTCATCGTGATATAAAGTCTAGCAATATACTACTCGACGAGAACCTTGAGCCTCATGTTTCGGACTTCGGTCTTGCCAAACTGTTGGTTGATGAGGATGCTCATGTCACAACTGTTGTTGCAGGAACATTTGGTTACCTGGCTCCAG AATATCTGCAGAGTGGAAGAGCCACAGAGAAGTCGGATGTCTACAGCTTTGGCGTCTTACTGCTAGAACTCATAACCGGAAAACGCCCCACTGATCCGACCTTTGTCAGGCGTGGATTAAATGTTGTTGGTTGG ATGAACACCCTTTTGAGAGAGAATCGATTGGAGGACATGTTGGATAAAAGGTGCGCTGATGCAGATGTAGAGACAGTAGAGGCAATCGTAGATATAGCAGCAGAATGCACTGATGCTAATCCAGATGACCGCCCCTCGATGCAACAAGTACTGCAGTTTTTGGAGCAAGAGGTCATGTCACCTTGTATGAGTGAATTTGTGGAGTCTCCATCCGATAAATCTTGA
- the LOC142520697 gene encoding LRR receptor-like serine/threonine-protein kinase FEI 1 isoform X1: MKVCSFVLLFSAALAATLLRECSLALSPDGIALLEVKNSLNDSKNFLRNWNDSDDSPCKWIGISCGTQDSRVISMCVALLSVFKPCSFYFLSFFVLLSYGGLFQSCLKFHGITCRNLPYMQFEGIISPTIGKLNRLQRLALHQNSLHGFIPYEIANCSELRALYLRANYFQGGIPSNIGNLSMLTILDLSSNTLRGAIPSSLGRLTRLKYLNLSTNFLSGEIPEVGVLSKFGNSSFTGNLDLCGRQAGKPCRTSLGFPAVLPHAASDEAVVPEGRSSHFVKGAVIGAISALGLAFILLSGFLWIWLLSKKERAIKRYTEVKKQVYKEPSAKLITFHGDLPYPSCELVEKIESLNEEDIVGAGGFGTVYRMVMNDCGTFAVKKVDRTREGSDQVFERELEILGSVKHINLVNLRGYCRLPTAKLLIYDYLSMGSLDDFLHEEYWVENRSLNWAARLRIATGSARGLAYLHHDCCPKIVHRDIKSSNILLDENLEPHVSDFGLAKLLVDEDAHVTTVVAGTFGYLAPEYLQSGRATEKSDVYSFGVLLLELITGKRPTDPTFVRRGLNVVGWMNTLLRENRLEDMLDKRCADADVETVEAIVDIAAECTDANPDDRPSMQQVLQFLEQEVMSPCMSEFVESPSDKS; this comes from the exons ATGAAAGTGTGTTCTTTCGTTTTGCTCTTCTCAGCTgctttggcagcaacccttTTGCGTGAATGCTCTTTAGCTCTCTCTCCAGATG gGATTGCATTGTTGGAAGTGAAGAACAGTTTGAATGACAGCAAGAATTTTCTGAGAAACTGGAACGATTCTGATGATTCTCCTTGTAAATGGATTGGTATTTCTTGTGGCACTCAAGATTCAAGAGTAATATCAATGTGTGTGGCTCTTTTATCAGTGTTCAAGCCTtgttctttttattttctttccttttttgttcttttgtccTATGGGGGGTTGTTCCAATCTTGCTTAAAGTTTCATGGTATTACTTGTAGAAACTTGCCGTATATGCAGTTTGAGGGTATTATATCTCCTACCATTGGTAAACTCAATCGATTACAGAGATT GGCACTTCACCAGAATAGTCTTCATGGTTTCATTCCCTATGAAATTGCAAATTGTTCCGAACTCAGAGCTCT GTATCTTCGGGCTAACTATTTTCAAGGAGGCATACCCTCAAATATTGGAAACCTTTCTATGTTGACTATATT GGATTTGTCTAGCAATACACTTAGAGGTGCCATACCCTCTTCGTTAGGACGATTAACCAGATTGAAATATCT GAACTTGTCTACAAACTTCTTGTCAGGTGAAATCCCCGAAGTTGGAGTGCTAAGCAAGTTTGGAAACTCGTC GTTTACTGGTAACTTAGATCTCTGTGGCCGACAAGCGGGCAAGCCATGCCGAACCTCGCTAGGATTCCCTGCTGTATTGCCTCATGCTGCCAGCGATGAAGCAGTAG TGCCTGAGGGACGATCCTCCCACTTCGTCAAAGGAGCTGTGATTGGTGCAATATCTGCGTTAGGGCTTGCGTTTATTTTGCTTTCTGGCTTTCTCTGGATTTGGTTGCTGTCAAAGAAAGAAAGGGCCATTAAGAGATATACCGAAGTGAAGAAGCAAGTCTACAAAGAACCAA gTGCCAAGCTTATCACTTTCCATGGTGATCTTCCATACCCTTCTTGCGAGCTAGTAGAAAAAATTGAATCCCTTAACGAAGAGGATATTGTTGGTGCTGGAGGATTTGGGACTGTCTATAGAATGGTTATGAACGATTGTGGAACATTTGCTGTCAAGAAAGTTGATCGTACACGAGAAGGTTCAGATCAAGTTTTCGAGAGGGAGCTGGAAATCTTAGGTAGCGTCAAGCATATTAATCTAGTCAACCTCAGAGGTTACTGTAGGCTTCCCACGGCAAAGCTCCTGATCTATGACTATTTATCCATGGGTAGCTTAGACGATTTCTTGCATG AAGAATATTGGGTAGAGAACCGATCCTTGAATTGGGCTGCTCGATTAAGGATCGCCACAGGTTCTGCGAGAGGATTAGCTTACCTACATCATGATTGCTGCCCTAAAATAGTTCATCGTGATATAAAGTCTAGCAATATACTACTCGACGAGAACCTTGAGCCTCATGTTTCGGACTTCGGTCTTGCCAAACTGTTGGTTGATGAGGATGCTCATGTCACAACTGTTGTTGCAGGAACATTTGGTTACCTGGCTCCAG AATATCTGCAGAGTGGAAGAGCCACAGAGAAGTCGGATGTCTACAGCTTTGGCGTCTTACTGCTAGAACTCATAACCGGAAAACGCCCCACTGATCCGACCTTTGTCAGGCGTGGATTAAATGTTGTTGGTTGG ATGAACACCCTTTTGAGAGAGAATCGATTGGAGGACATGTTGGATAAAAGGTGCGCTGATGCAGATGTAGAGACAGTAGAGGCAATCGTAGATATAGCAGCAGAATGCACTGATGCTAATCCAGATGACCGCCCCTCGATGCAACAAGTACTGCAGTTTTTGGAGCAAGAGGTCATGTCACCTTGTATGAGTGAATTTGTGGAGTCTCCATCCGATAAATCTTGA